The segment GCTCCTGGCAGGCCACCGCGACGATCCATTCGTCGCGGGCGCCGCCGGGATGCCTGAAGAGCTGGCGCAGCGTGGGTGAAGAACCCATGTGTATCGCTCCCATCTGCAGCGCCGACGCGCTTGACTTAGAGATAGCCGTCGGAGGAGTGGTAGTTGACAACGGAATCGCCGCAGAAAAGAAGCATTGATCCCCGATGGGTGCTGTCGCGCATCCCGCTCGTCCTGCTGATCGGCCTATTCATCGCGTTCGCCGTTCAGAATGCCGAGACCGTACATGTGAGGTTCCTCAACTGGTCATTTGACGCTCCCCGGGTCGT is part of the Acidimicrobiia bacterium genome and harbors:
- a CDS encoding DUF1049 domain-containing protein; this translates as MTTESPQKRSIDPRWVLSRIPLVLLIGLFIAFAVQNAETVHVRFLNWSFDAPRVVTLVGAALLGAVVRDLMRYRSKKRSDPAE